A region from the Rhodopseudomonas julia genome encodes:
- a CDS encoding AbrB family transcriptional regulator, whose translation MSDKPASHHSGASPTQPASPRYRRALASSLGPFKRERFPYRKFITALALGGAGGSLFAHFSLPLAWMLGPMTFCTIGALLKAPIAAPSIVRPPMIIVIGVLLGSGFRPDLIGHLADWIPTLLGLVLFVAVSAVLCITYFRVVAGFDWVTAYFSGMPGGLVVMTVLGEERGGDGGMIALVHAARILLVVMTLPFLVEWLSGETITSGTGTAGAGTPFIEGAFWFLVSAVLGVIIGRLLRFPSPEMIGPMTVSAAIHLSGVTHFVPPYGLVIAAQLVLGTVIGCRFRSTPPATVLKVMLLSLGSTVILLTVTYGFAYTIGHFTRFDALALMLAYSPGGLTEMSLVALSLQVEVAFVATHHIARILIVLITSNTAFGLISRFRKRKI comes from the coding sequence TTGTCTGACAAGCCCGCCTCTCACCACTCCGGTGCCTCCCCGACGCAGCCAGCGTCTCCCCGATATCGCCGCGCCCTCGCCTCCAGCCTCGGGCCTTTTAAGCGCGAGCGCTTCCCCTATCGCAAATTCATCACCGCGCTCGCTCTCGGCGGCGCCGGGGGCTCGCTCTTCGCCCATTTCAGCCTGCCGCTCGCCTGGATGCTCGGCCCGATGACCTTCTGCACCATCGGAGCGCTTTTGAAGGCGCCGATCGCAGCACCGTCCATCGTGCGCCCACCAATGATCATCGTCATCGGCGTGCTTCTGGGGTCAGGCTTCCGTCCCGATCTGATCGGCCATCTGGCCGACTGGATCCCGACGCTTCTCGGGCTCGTCCTCTTCGTCGCCGTCTCCGCGGTCTTGTGCATCACCTATTTTCGTGTGGTGGCGGGCTTCGACTGGGTCACGGCCTATTTCTCCGGCATGCCGGGAGGCCTCGTCGTCATGACGGTGCTCGGGGAAGAGCGCGGGGGCGACGGCGGCATGATCGCGCTCGTGCATGCCGCGCGCATCCTTCTCGTCGTCATGACGCTGCCGTTTCTGGTCGAATGGCTTTCCGGCGAGACGATCACGAGCGGAACCGGCACGGCCGGAGCGGGGACACCCTTCATCGAGGGAGCCTTCTGGTTCCTCGTTTCGGCCGTCTTGGGCGTCATCATCGGACGCCTCTTGCGCTTTCCCTCGCCGGAAATGATCGGCCCTATGACGGTAAGCGCCGCCATTCATCTCTCCGGCGTCACGCATTTCGTGCCGCCCTATGGGCTGGTGATTGCCGCGCAGCTCGTTCTCGGCACGGTCATTGGCTGCCGCTTCCGCTCAACACCGCCAGCGACCGTCCTAAAAGTGATGCTTCTGTCGTTGGGTTCGACCGTGATCCTGCTCACCGTGACCTACGGCTTTGCCTACACGATCGGGCACTTTACGCGCTTTGACGCGCTCGCCTTGATGCTCGCCTATTCGCCGGGCGGCTTGACGGAGATGAGCCTGGTCGCCCTCTCGCTGCAGGTGGAGGTTGCCTTTGTGGCGACCCATCACATCGCACGCATTTTGATCGTGCTGATCACCTCAAATACCGCCTTCGGCCTCATCTCACGGTTCCGCAAGCGCAAAATCTGA
- a CDS encoding DUF2849 domain-containing protein → MSGKRQDLQVITANRLEDGAVVWLGASGRWLENIGEAKVFAPEQAAEGLAAAAEALSRQEIVGPEAIAVTQADGQIVPVRLRERIRAQGPSIRPDVGRPHAGPAAKLFEDAA, encoded by the coding sequence ATGAGCGGCAAGCGTCAGGACCTTCAGGTCATCACGGCCAACCGTCTTGAAGATGGGGCAGTCGTCTGGCTTGGCGCCAGCGGTCGGTGGCTTGAAAATATCGGCGAGGCCAAAGTCTTTGCGCCGGAACAGGCCGCCGAAGGCCTTGCTGCCGCGGCGGAGGCTCTCTCTCGCCAGGAGATCGTCGGTCCGGAGGCCATTGCCGTCACTCAGGCGGACGGCCAGATCGTGCCGGTGCGGCTGCGTGAGCGCATCCGGGCGCAAGGCCCGAGCATCCGCCCCGACGTCGGCCGCCCTCACGCCGGCCCCGCGGCGAAGCTTTTCGAAGACGCGGCCTAA
- a CDS encoding nitrite/sulfite reductase: protein MYRYDEFDHRFVQERIRQFRGQVERRLSGELSEDEFKPLRLMNGVYLQLHAYMLRISIPYGTLSARQMHMLAHIARTYDRGYGHFTTRQNLQFNWPRLVDIPAILDDLASVEMHAIQSSGNCIRNVTADHFAGAAGDEVADPRLYAEILRQWSSIHPEFSFLPRKFKIALIGSERDRAAIQTHDIGLQLKRDKSGALGFAVYIGGGQGRTPMIAKKVRDFLPESELLAYVTAILRVYNLHGRRDNKYKARIKILVHETGTEELKGEIEREFAELQGSDLTLPGDDIRKIDAYFALPALEARPARSEGFERARAEDPIFSRWVDRNVEAHKLPGHAIVTISLKSIGAVPGDASADQMDAIADIAERYGHSEIRVSHEQNLVLPHVALDDLKAVYDQLVAIRLAEGNAGLITDIIACPGLDYCALANARSIPVAQNLSRRFGSAERQRQIGELKIKISGCINACGHHHVGHIGILGVEKKGQEFYQITLGGSGDETTTIGEIVGRGFSSEEVVDAVETLVDRYLDLRLDESESFLSAYRRLGQEPFKEALYATV from the coding sequence ATGTATCGCTACGACGAATTCGATCACCGCTTCGTGCAGGAGCGGATCCGGCAATTCCGCGGGCAGGTGGAGCGGCGGCTTTCCGGTGAACTTTCGGAAGACGAGTTCAAGCCGCTGCGGCTGATGAACGGCGTCTATCTGCAGCTTCACGCCTATATGCTGCGCATCTCCATCCCCTATGGCACGCTTTCTGCGCGGCAGATGCATATGCTCGCCCATATCGCGCGCACCTATGATCGCGGCTACGGGCATTTCACCACCCGCCAGAACCTTCAGTTCAATTGGCCGCGGCTCGTCGATATTCCTGCGATTCTCGACGACCTCGCGAGTGTCGAGATGCATGCCATCCAAAGCTCGGGCAATTGCATTCGCAACGTAACGGCCGATCATTTCGCGGGTGCCGCCGGCGATGAGGTCGCCGATCCGAGGCTCTATGCCGAAATCCTCCGGCAATGGTCCTCGATTCATCCCGAATTTTCCTTCCTGCCGCGGAAGTTCAAAATCGCCCTCATCGGGTCGGAACGCGACCGCGCCGCCATCCAGACCCACGATATCGGCCTGCAGCTGAAGCGGGACAAATCGGGCGCCCTCGGCTTTGCGGTCTATATCGGCGGTGGCCAGGGGCGCACGCCGATGATCGCCAAGAAGGTGCGCGATTTCCTGCCGGAGTCGGAGCTTCTCGCCTATGTGACGGCAATCCTGCGCGTCTACAATCTGCACGGGCGGCGCGACAACAAATACAAGGCGCGCATCAAGATCCTCGTTCACGAGACAGGCACCGAGGAATTGAAGGGCGAGATCGAACGCGAATTTGCCGAGCTTCAAGGCAGCGACCTGACCCTTCCGGGCGACGACATTCGCAAGATCGACGCGTATTTTGCCCTTCCCGCCCTTGAGGCACGCCCCGCTCGTTCGGAAGGGTTTGAACGGGCGCGCGCCGAGGATCCGATTTTCTCCCGCTGGGTGGACCGGAATGTCGAAGCCCACAAGCTGCCGGGCCATGCCATCGTGACGATCTCGTTGAAATCGATCGGAGCGGTCCCGGGTGATGCTTCCGCCGATCAGATGGATGCCATCGCCGATATCGCCGAGCGTTACGGCCACAGCGAAATCCGTGTCAGCCACGAGCAGAATCTCGTCCTGCCGCACGTCGCACTCGACGATCTCAAAGCGGTCTACGATCAACTTGTCGCGATCCGGCTCGCGGAAGGCAATGCGGGATTGATCACCGATATCATTGCCTGCCCGGGGCTCGATTACTGCGCGCTCGCTAATGCGCGCTCGATCCCGGTGGCGCAGAATCTTTCCAGACGTTTCGGCTCAGCGGAGCGACAGCGTCAAATCGGGGAATTGAAGATCAAGATTTCGGGCTGCATCAACGCCTGCGGCCACCACCATGTCGGCCATATCGGCATTTTGGGGGTGGAGAAGAAGGGCCAGGAATTCTACCAGATCACGCTCGGGGGGTCTGGCGATGAGACCACCACCATCGGCGAGATTGTTGGCCGGGGATTCTCGTCCGAGGAGGTAGTTGATGCAGTTGAAACCCTGGTCGATCGGTATCTCGATCTTCGGCTGGATGAGAGCGAGAGTTTTCTCTCCGCTTACCGGCGGCTGGGGCAGGAACCCTTCAAGGAGGCGCTCTATGCGACCGTTTGA
- a CDS encoding DUF934 domain-containing protein: MSDETRLWRKGGFAVDEWRMLQADEPVMAQDKIILPAARLDEMVAEARLMPMGALLSAGEPIDLLLPHLAGLELVALDFPSFTDGRSFSKAEILRSRHGFAGEIRAVGDVLIDQIPLMLRCGFDSFLVRNKPTIAALERGPLPGVDLFYQPGQGAETAAGGRSWARRPAIREASTL, translated from the coding sequence ATGAGTGATGAGACGCGCCTCTGGCGCAAGGGCGGTTTCGCCGTCGATGAATGGCGTATGCTCCAGGCCGATGAGCCCGTGATGGCACAAGACAAGATCATCCTGCCAGCCGCCCGCCTCGACGAGATGGTGGCGGAGGCGCGCCTTATGCCGATGGGTGCGCTTTTGAGCGCAGGTGAACCGATCGATCTCCTCTTACCGCATTTGGCGGGCCTGGAACTCGTGGCGCTCGATTTCCCGTCTTTCACCGATGGACGCTCTTTTTCGAAGGCTGAGATCTTGCGCTCCCGCCACGGCTTTGCCGGCGAAATCCGCGCGGTGGGCGACGTCCTCATCGACCAGATCCCGCTGATGCTGCGCTGCGGCTTCGACAGCTTCCTGGTGCGCAACAAGCCAACGATTGCGGCACTCGAGCGCGGTCCGCTGCCGGGCGTCGATCTCTTCTACCAGCCCGGCCAGGGTGCCGAGACGGCTGCGGGCGGCCGGTCCTGGGCGCGGCGCCCGGCGATCCGTGAGGCGTCTACGCTCTGA
- the cysG gene encoding siroheme synthase CysG has product MVVSRSDKLHVFPAFHKVTGRRVLIVGGGDEAAAKVRLLGESVAEISVVAAELSPALREAIVSTGACHLPRDFEASDVEGAVLVFAASGEEVEDRRVVAAARARGIPANAVDRPDICDFYTPALVNRAPLAVAITTTGAAPVAARRLRARLETMLPRDYGRFIAFADSLRGWVFSRLRDGAARRRFWAGFFDSAALSLFSADDRDGAVREAERLIDHAAMPARGFVSLVGAGPGAEDLLTLRAQRVLQEADIIFHDALVPEAVIAQGRRDAERVNVGKRKGCHAKSQEEINRLLIAAAREGCRVVRLKAGDPMVFGRAGEELAALRAAGIAHDVVPGVTAGLAAAADLELPLTLRGTASSLVFTTGHDMHGEALPDWARLAAGGVTLAIYMGRSVAADIAAQLADAGLSADTPVAVVENASRADKRMLVGTLNDLPALAGRDDLSGPTLVVVGEAVAAARLERAEPLHISERLAA; this is encoded by the coding sequence ATGGTCGTCTCCAGGTCCGACAAGCTGCATGTCTTCCCGGCCTTCCACAAGGTGACGGGCAGGCGTGTCCTGATCGTTGGAGGGGGCGATGAGGCGGCCGCAAAGGTCCGGCTGCTCGGGGAAAGCGTCGCGGAGATCTCGGTCGTCGCGGCCGAGCTCTCGCCGGCGCTGCGGGAGGCGATCGTCTCGACGGGCGCTTGTCATCTTCCGCGCGACTTCGAGGCATCCGATGTCGAGGGCGCCGTTCTCGTTTTTGCAGCCTCGGGCGAAGAGGTGGAGGATCGCCGCGTCGTCGCGGCGGCTCGGGCGCGGGGCATCCCTGCCAATGCGGTCGATCGGCCGGACATCTGCGACTTCTATACGCCCGCTCTCGTCAACCGGGCGCCGCTTGCCGTTGCCATCACCACGACGGGCGCAGCGCCGGTGGCGGCGCGGCGGTTGCGGGCGCGACTCGAGACGATGCTGCCGCGCGATTACGGTCGTTTCATCGCCTTTGCTGATTCCCTGCGGGGGTGGGTGTTTTCGCGGCTTCGCGATGGCGCCGCGCGCCGCCGTTTCTGGGCCGGCTTCTTCGACAGTGCGGCGCTCTCTTTGTTTTCGGCGGACGATCGGGACGGGGCGGTCCGCGAGGCCGAGCGCTTGATCGACCATGCGGCTATGCCCGCCCGTGGTTTCGTGTCGCTCGTCGGCGCCGGGCCGGGCGCGGAAGACCTTCTTACGCTGCGGGCGCAGCGTGTGCTGCAGGAGGCCGACATCATCTTTCACGACGCGCTGGTGCCGGAGGCCGTCATCGCTCAAGGCCGCCGTGATGCAGAGCGGGTGAATGTCGGCAAGCGCAAAGGCTGCCATGCGAAATCCCAGGAAGAGATCAATCGCCTGCTGATCGCTGCCGCGCGAGAGGGGTGTCGTGTGGTGCGGCTCAAGGCCGGCGACCCGATGGTTTTCGGTCGCGCGGGCGAAGAACTCGCGGCCCTGCGTGCTGCGGGTATCGCCCACGACGTGGTCCCCGGGGTGACGGCGGGGCTTGCTGCAGCGGCGGACCTCGAGCTGCCGCTGACGCTCCGGGGCACCGCGTCCTCGCTCGTCTTTACCACCGGCCATGACATGCACGGCGAGGCCTTGCCGGATTGGGCGCGGCTCGCGGCCGGCGGTGTGACGCTTGCGATCTATATGGGCAGGAGCGTCGCCGCCGATATCGCGGCGCAGCTTGCCGACGCCGGCCTCAGCGCGGATACGCCCGTTGCGGTCGTCGAAAATGCGAGCCGAGCCGACAAGCGCATGCTGGTCGGCACGCTCAATGATCTTCCGGCACTTGCCGGCCGTGACGACCTCTCTGGGCCGACCCTGGTCGTCGTCGGCGAGGCGGTCGCCGCCGCGCGGCTCGAACGTGCCGAACCCCTCCACATTTCAGAAAGGCTCGCAGCATGA
- a CDS encoding translocation/assembly module TamB domain-containing protein translates to MKKRTTLLASLALVAVVGAASFGVPFALAQENDKSWLQNFLESKLSAPGRQISIGAISGTLSSSPSIASLTVSDDAGPWLTLQDVSVSWNRGALLRGRLDIDSLNAASLNVARKPNPGPETTPSSDSGGGGFSLPIDVTIDEIAIPQIHLGAPVIGQEADLSLTGAAAVTSDETSASLQVERQDDPGGSFNAKFSLVPGQNVLDIEASFDEPAGGLVSTAAGIPGAPPLAFSIDGEGPLNDFKAQIALSAKGEEKITGQAAVQRQDAAYHITANLSGSLSGLATGDSAQLLTGESQLAVDVLRSDDGRISIRRVDLESQRVNLSATAELATDGFPSQGKVNLSVNEGQSAPLSLPGYNGEASIGGLTVTASLSGDAQKSWQAEIAARNVTHPRGNLASLNVRGSGQAQSLGDPQGRQATFDVQGQAEGMEPRDVALAQALGRAISLNAKGRWQAGSPVRVEESRVVAGNTEASFTGAASLRSVLGRAALSTADLSRFSGLAGQDLAGAVDVDANGSVDLKSMGFDLTVGANGRGLEVGIAALDALLTGPVRLEGGVARNETGGFTFRDLHLNSDALVVTADGSYAAEAVDLALRAEIDDLARATDRARGAARLVVDISGTQAAPQISATATGDNLVMMDKPLTGAKASFNGTVAGSKVDGEFSLAGNLGGVPLDGSGRIASLEGGVRQLQDLLVTAGAAKLAGDAAMRADGLVSGDLSLNAPNIDAIAPLFLMEAEGAVDLDIALSSDEGQQDARVSGTIDNLKLEQASVTSGRIDLSGQNLLQAPALQGMFDFRGIRAGGFDVRSLEGTAEQTEGNTDFRVIADTADGGGRFAGQLQPTEKGFAVNLETLSFSHQGVEAELQRPSRIVLENGTVGIDDLALAAGGGQLTVNGSAGNELDLQVVLDAVNAAVVNAFAPDLDLAGTISGQAKVKGTSARPEPAFDVTWRGATAAPVRQANAGPFDISAKGNYVDGSVDIDAAINGRRGERLEVNGTVPVSGAGRMDVNARIVSLPAAAINAIRPDLGAEGNITGTASAKGTLAAPAARFDLSWQNASLQQTRSIGLGALTLSAIGAYDNGTVRLQNSRITGSGVELAINGSVAVTGGQSLGLRVTGTAPLELANTFLASRDAALSGRAQLDVGVRGALTSPQISGTATTSGATFADPETGTVLRNIQLRANFTGDRVVVESLNAQYAPSGTLSGSGSVGLSGGYPLDLTLTVRNGRYSDGDLATARFDADLAITGAALSGPTIGGEVRLQRVDITVPESLPGGALALDVEHLHATAAILRTVHQAMPRSRPADGADTGGGVNLDLVINAPNRIFVRGRGLDAELGGRVTLRGSTSNIIATGGFQLVRGRLDILTKRITIDSGEVNFIGDLDPYLDFSATTDSGDITVTISITGRASDPGVTFSSVPQLPQDEVLAQLLFGHSLADLSPFQIARLAAAAAELGGLTEGPGLFGRLREATGLDDLDIVTDSEGNTAVQAGRYISDNIYLGVQSGTGADSTKVTINLDVTKGVKVRGELGAEGDSALGIALEHEY, encoded by the coding sequence CGGTCGCCTCGACATCGACAGCCTCAACGCCGCCTCTCTCAATGTCGCCCGTAAGCCCAATCCCGGGCCGGAAACGACGCCTTCCTCCGATTCCGGCGGCGGGGGCTTTTCTCTGCCGATCGACGTCACCATCGACGAAATCGCCATCCCTCAGATCCATCTGGGGGCGCCTGTCATTGGACAAGAAGCCGACCTCAGTCTGACGGGTGCTGCGGCCGTCACGTCGGACGAAACGTCGGCCTCGCTTCAGGTCGAGCGCCAAGACGATCCAGGTGGGAGCTTCAACGCCAAGTTCAGCCTGGTGCCCGGGCAGAACGTTCTCGACATCGAGGCGAGCTTCGATGAGCCGGCCGGCGGTCTCGTCAGCACCGCAGCCGGAATCCCCGGCGCGCCGCCGCTGGCCTTTTCGATCGATGGCGAAGGCCCTCTCAATGATTTCAAAGCGCAGATTGCGCTGAGCGCCAAGGGCGAAGAGAAGATCACTGGCCAGGCCGCCGTCCAGCGTCAGGATGCGGCCTACCACATCACGGCCAACCTATCCGGCTCACTTTCGGGGCTTGCAACCGGCGACAGCGCCCAGCTCCTCACGGGAGAAAGTCAGCTTGCCGTCGACGTGTTGCGCAGCGACGATGGCCGGATCAGCATCCGTCGTGTCGATCTCGAAAGCCAAAGGGTCAATCTTTCCGCGACCGCCGAGCTCGCAACCGACGGCTTCCCGAGCCAGGGTAAGGTCAACCTCAGCGTCAACGAGGGCCAGTCGGCTCCGCTGTCTTTGCCGGGCTACAACGGCGAGGCGTCGATCGGCGGGCTCACTGTCACGGCTTCCTTGAGCGGAGACGCGCAGAAGAGCTGGCAGGCCGAAATCGCGGCCCGGAACGTGACGCATCCGCGGGGCAATCTTGCCAGCCTCAACGTCAGAGGCTCCGGCCAGGCGCAGTCGCTCGGCGATCCGCAGGGGCGCCAGGCGACCTTTGATGTTCAAGGACAGGCGGAAGGAATGGAGCCCCGCGATGTGGCTCTTGCACAAGCCCTCGGGCGGGCGATCAGCCTCAACGCCAAAGGCCGCTGGCAGGCGGGTTCGCCCGTGCGCGTCGAAGAAAGCCGCGTCGTTGCTGGAAATACCGAAGCGAGTTTTACAGGCGCAGCCTCGCTGCGCTCGGTCCTTGGCCGTGCTGCTTTATCGACGGCTGATCTTTCGCGCTTTTCCGGCCTCGCCGGGCAAGATCTTGCCGGCGCCGTTGATGTCGACGCCAATGGCAGCGTCGACCTCAAATCGATGGGCTTTGACCTCACCGTCGGGGCGAACGGTCGGGGGCTCGAGGTCGGTATCGCAGCCCTTGATGCCCTTCTCACCGGTCCGGTGCGCCTCGAAGGCGGTGTGGCGCGCAACGAGACCGGGGGCTTCACTTTCCGTGATCTTCACCTGAATTCAGACGCGCTCGTCGTGACGGCCGATGGCAGCTACGCTGCCGAAGCCGTCGATCTCGCATTGCGTGCGGAGATCGATGATCTGGCCCGCGCCACCGATCGCGCGCGGGGGGCCGCACGCCTCGTCGTCGACATTTCCGGCACCCAGGCGGCGCCACAAATCTCCGCCACGGCGACGGGCGACAATCTCGTCATGATGGACAAGCCGCTCACCGGCGCCAAGGCCAGCTTCAACGGCACGGTTGCAGGCAGCAAGGTCGACGGTGAGTTCTCGCTTGCCGGCAATCTCGGCGGTGTGCCGCTCGACGGGTCGGGGCGCATCGCCTCGCTCGAGGGCGGTGTCCGGCAGCTGCAGGATCTTTTGGTCACGGCCGGAGCCGCGAAGCTCGCCGGCGACGCCGCTATGCGTGCCGACGGTCTTGTCTCGGGCGATCTCAGCCTCAACGCGCCAAACATCGACGCAATCGCCCCGCTCTTCTTGATGGAGGCCGAAGGCGCCGTCGATCTCGACATTGCGCTGTCCTCCGATGAGGGCCAGCAGGATGCACGGGTTTCCGGGACGATCGACAATTTGAAACTCGAGCAGGCCTCGGTCACCTCCGGGCGCATCGACCTGTCCGGACAGAACCTTCTGCAAGCGCCGGCTTTGCAGGGTATGTTCGACTTTCGCGGCATTCGCGCCGGTGGTTTCGACGTGCGCAGCCTTGAGGGAACCGCCGAGCAGACGGAAGGCAATACGGATTTCCGGGTGATCGCCGACACGGCCGATGGTGGGGGACGGTTCGCCGGCCAACTTCAGCCGACAGAAAAGGGCTTTGCCGTCAATCTCGAGACTCTGTCCTTCTCACATCAGGGTGTGGAGGCCGAGCTGCAACGTCCGTCACGCATCGTCCTCGAAAATGGCACGGTCGGCATCGACGATCTGGCGCTTGCCGCGGGCGGCGGCCAATTGACCGTCAATGGCTCGGCCGGCAACGAACTCGATCTCCAGGTCGTGCTCGATGCGGTCAATGCCGCGGTCGTCAACGCTTTCGCGCCCGATCTCGACCTCGCCGGCACGATTTCCGGTCAGGCGAAAGTCAAGGGAACTTCGGCGCGGCCGGAACCCGCCTTCGACGTCACCTGGCGCGGCGCGACTGCCGCCCCGGTTCGGCAGGCCAATGCCGGTCCCTTCGACATTTCGGCCAAGGGCAATTACGTCGATGGGTCTGTCGACATCGATGCTGCGATCAATGGCCGACGCGGCGAGCGTCTTGAGGTCAACGGCACGGTGCCCGTCTCGGGCGCCGGCCGCATGGACGTGAATGCTCGTATCGTCAGTCTGCCGGCTGCGGCGATCAATGCGATCCGCCCCGATCTCGGGGCCGAAGGGAACATCACCGGCACGGCTAGCGCAAAAGGTACGCTCGCGGCACCGGCAGCCCGCTTCGATCTTTCCTGGCAGAACGCCTCATTGCAGCAGACGCGGTCCATCGGTCTCGGTGCGTTGACGCTTTCCGCCATTGGCGCCTACGACAACGGCACTGTTCGCTTGCAGAACAGCCGCATCACGGGCAGCGGCGTCGAACTCGCCATCAACGGCAGCGTCGCGGTGACGGGCGGCCAGAGCCTCGGCCTTCGCGTTACCGGCACAGCGCCGCTCGAACTCGCCAATACGTTTCTGGCAAGCCGCGACGCCGCGCTCAGCGGACGCGCGCAACTCGATGTCGGCGTGCGCGGTGCGCTCACCTCGCCGCAGATATCCGGAACCGCGACGACGAGCGGGGCCACCTTCGCCGATCCGGAAACAGGGACCGTCCTGCGCAACATCCAGCTGCGGGCGAATTTCACCGGCGACCGCGTCGTCGTCGAAAGCCTCAACGCCCAGTACGCGCCCTCCGGCACGCTTTCTGGCTCAGGTTCCGTCGGCCTTTCCGGCGGCTATCCGCTCGATCTCACTTTGACCGTGCGCAACGGCCGCTATTCCGACGGTGATCTCGCGACGGCGCGCTTCGATGCGGATCTTGCAATCACCGGGGCGGCGCTCTCAGGGCCGACGATCGGCGGCGAGGTGCGGCTTCAGCGTGTCGATATCACCGTCCCCGAAAGCCTGCCGGGCGGGGCGCTCGCGCTCGACGTGGAGCACCTCCATGCGACGGCGGCGATCCTGCGGACGGTGCATCAGGCGATGCCGCGCTCGCGGCCGGCCGATGGCGCCGACACTGGCGGCGGCGTCAACCTCGATCTCGTCATCAACGCTCCGAACCGCATCTTCGTGCGTGGCCGTGGCCTCGATGCCGAGCTCGGCGGCCGTGTGACTTTGCGAGGATCGACGTCCAACATCATCGCGACCGGCGGTTTTCAACTCGTTCGCGGGCGCCTCGACATCCTGACGAAGCGCATCACCATCGACAGCGGCGAGGTCAATTTCATTGGCGATCTCGATCCTTATCTCGATTTCTCCGCCACGACCGATAGCGGCGATATCACGGTGACCATCTCGATCACGGGGCGTGCGTCCGATCCGGGGGTGACCTTCTCGTCTGTGCCGCAGTTGCCTCAGGACGAAGTCCTGGCCCAGCTTCTCTTCGGCCATTCGCTCGCCGATCTGTCACCCTTCCAGATAGCGCGTCTGGCGGCGGCGGCGGCAGAACTCGGCGGGCTGACCGAAGGTCCGGGTCTGTTCGGCCGCCTGCGCGAGGCGACCGGGCTCGATGATCTCGATATCGTCACGGACAGCGAGGGCAACACCGCCGTCCAGGCCGGGCGCTATATCAGCGACAACATCTATCTCGGCGTGCAGAGCGGCACGGGAGCCGATTCGACTAAGGTGACGATCAATCTCGATGTGACCAAGGGCGTGAAGGTGCGCGGTGAGCTTGGAGCGGAGGGCGATTCCGCCCTCGGTATCGCGCTCGAACACGAATATTGA
- a CDS encoding phosphoadenylyl-sulfate reductase: MRPFEPGTGSAGRGRAWDGDVAAHAADLETRYGDATPQQILRIALDEFDPNDIAAVTSFGAESAVWLHMLSEIEPSTPVLFIDTGKHFPATHRYRETLMETLGLKDVRLIKPDPEDLSREDPVGMLFSQDADRCCHLRKTLPLAGALQPFSAWMNGRKRHQSTTRARMPAFEVDGPRLKVNPLASWGPQDIRAYFERFDLPRHPLVAEGYPSIGCMPCTSRIKPGEDERAGRWRGRDKTECGIHLAP, from the coding sequence ATGCGACCGTTTGAGCCTGGAACAGGATCAGCGGGGCGGGGCCGTGCGTGGGATGGCGATGTCGCCGCTCACGCTGCCGACCTTGAGACGCGGTACGGCGATGCGACACCGCAGCAAATCCTGCGCATCGCGCTCGACGAATTCGATCCGAACGATATCGCGGCTGTGACGAGCTTCGGCGCCGAATCAGCCGTCTGGCTGCATATGTTGTCGGAGATCGAACCTTCGACGCCGGTGCTTTTCATCGACACCGGCAAGCATTTCCCGGCGACCCATCGCTACCGCGAGACGCTGATGGAGACGCTCGGTCTCAAGGATGTGCGGCTGATCAAGCCCGACCCGGAAGACCTCAGCCGTGAAGATCCGGTCGGGATGCTGTTTTCTCAGGACGCCGATCGCTGCTGCCATCTGCGCAAGACCCTGCCGCTTGCCGGTGCGCTTCAGCCCTTCTCGGCCTGGATGAACGGGCGCAAGCGCCATCAGAGCACCACCCGGGCGCGCATGCCGGCCTTCGAGGTCGATGGGCCGCGGCTCAAGGTCAATCCGCTCGCCAGTTGGGGCCCTCAAGATATCCGCGCCTATTTCGAGCGTTTCGACTTGCCGCGCCATCCGCTGGTGGCAGAAGGCTATCCGTCGATCGGCTGCATGCCGTGCACATCACGCATCAAGCCTGGCGAGGACGAGCGGGCAGGACGCTGGCGCGGGCGCGACAAGACCGAATGCGGCATCCATCTCGCTCCGTAA